Sequence from the Rhodanobacter sp. genome:
GCGGGCGCCTGGCGCTGGGCGGTTACGACAACCAGATCTCCTTCAACGCCAGCCTGCCGCTGGGCGCGACGCCGCATGCGCCCAGCATCTCGTTCAACCTGAATCACGACACCCAAAGCGGCAACCAGCAACAAGCCACCCTCAACGGCACGCTGGGCCAGTGGAACCAGTTCACCTACGGCGCCACCGCTTCGCATGGAGGCGCCGGCACGGGCAACGCATTCAGCGCGAACGCCGGGTACAACAGCCCCTTCGCCGCGTTCAACGCCAGCGTCGGCAATGGCAGCGGCTACTCGCAGGCATCCCTCGGTGTCAGCGGCGCGGTGGTCGCCCACGCAGGCGGCGTCACCTTCGGCCAGCCGACCGGCGACACCATCGCCATCGTGCATCTGCCGGGCGCGGCCGGCGCGCACATCCTCAATGCGCCGGGCCTCAGCGTGGACCACGACGGCTATGCGCTGGTGCCGTATCTGAATCCCTACCAGCTCAACACCATCCAGGTCGACCCGCAGGGCCTGCCGCTGAGCGTGCAGCTGGACGCCACCAGCGCCGACGTGGCCCCCTATGCCGGCGCGGTGGTGATGGTGAACTTCAACAGCAAGTCCAGCCAGGCCGCGATTGCGCGCATCCGCCTGGCCGACGGTCAGCCCGCGCCGTTCGGCGCTGAAGTCTTCGACGCCAAGGACCAGCCGCTGGGCGTGGTCGGCCAGAGCGGCCTGACCCTGCTGCGGGGTGCCACCGGCGGCGGCAGGCTCAGCGTGCAATGGCAGGATGAGCAGGGCGTGGCGCAGGCCTGCCGGTTCACCTACGAACCGGGCAAGCAGGCACAGGCGTATCGGCAAGTCCAGGTGACGTGCGTGGCGGACAACGCACCGCCGTCGCAGAAGGAAGGTGGAACATGATCGGTAATACGATCGTCGGCGTGTCGCCGCCGTCGTGCACGGGCCTGCGCGCGACGGCGCGGCATGGCGCCCGTACCGCGCCGCGGGCGCACGCTCGCCGGCAACGCTCGGGCCGCCTGCCATTCATGCTGTTGCTGCTGGCACTGATCGCCTTGGCCCTGTCCGGCCGGGCCCGCGCCGACTGCTCCAACACCAACAATCCCGGCTCGGTGACGTTCACGCCGCCAGGCGGCCAGATCACGCTGTCGAGCACCGGTACCGCGATCGGCACCGTGCTGTGGACATCGTCGCAGGCCACGCCCGCGAATTACCCGACCCTCAACTGCTCGGGCACCACCAACAACGGCGTCGTCAGCAGCTATGGCCCCCCCACGGGCAGCGACCAGACCCTGTTCCCGACCAATCTTTCATGGCTGTCCTTCCGGATCCTGCATCCGGACAGCAGCAACTATCTGTCGGCCTATCCGAACAACCCCTCCGTGCCCACCGGAAACGTCGCCTTCAGTGTGGCTTCCGCCCTGCAACTGGTGGTGACGGGCATCATCCCCCAGGGCCAGCAGGGCACCACGCAGCAGATGACCATTCCGGCGGGCCAGCTCGCGCAGTGGAACGTCGACACGACCAAGGGCAGCAAGCCCGTCGAAGTGTTCAACATAACCAACATCAACTTCGTCATCCCCACCTGCACGGCGGCCGTGGATCCCACCGTGGTGACGCTGCCCGCAACCACCACGTCGGCCTTGAGCGGCGTCGGCTCCACCGCGGGGCAAACGCCGTTCAACGTGCAACTGAACTGCGTTTCCGGATCCAGGCTCAGCATCACCTTGAACGCGGCGAGCTATTACGGCTCTTCGAGCCTGGGCGTGGTCAAGGGCACCACCGGCACCGGCTACGCGCAGAACGTGGGCGTGCAGATCCTCAAGCAGGACGGCATCACACCCGTCCAGTTCGGTCAGGCCATCTCCGAAGGCGCGACAGCGAACGGCACAATGAACCTGCCGTTCTACGCCCGCTACTACCAGACCGGCACGCCTTCGTCGGCCGGCAACGTCACGGCCACGGCCACCTACACGCTGACCTATCAGTAGCCATCGCACCGCATGTCGCATGACCGGCCCGGCCATGGGCCGCGCGGCGCCTGCCGGGACCTGCCATCAATCGTAGGTACGCACGATCAGGTCGGGAACCGGCTTGCCGGCGGATTCCTGCGGGGCGTAGCTGGCGAAGTAGCCGAGCAGCTGGTTGTTGGCGACCGCTGCCGTATCGAGGATGGTCACCGTGCGCGAGTAGCTGCGACCGGCGTCGACGGCCCCCTGGCCGCAGCTGCGATGCACCGGCGCCGTCGTGATGGCCAGGCTGGCCAATTGCGCGGTGCTGATGGTACAGGTGGGCTCGACCACGGCGCCGGCGAAGTTGATCCGGCCACCTTGCGCCCATGCGCCCTGCGTCGCCAACGCGATGAGCAACCCGAACATCCAGCGATTCCGACCGACCATGCCACACCTCGCCCGGCCCGCAGGGGTTTGCGGGCCATGGAAAGGCTGTCGGCCCCTTTCGGGGGAACTTGACGGTGGTCGAGCGCCCTGCCCTTCAAACTGTGATGGCCATCACTCTTTGGCCGGCGACCGGCCCGGCGAGGCGCCGTGCGCGGCGAGGCAAATGCGCCGGCGATTCAACTATCGGCACCGCAACCGCGATCTGAAGGCTGTCGTCCGCTACGCCATCCGCCGGAACACCAGCCCCTGGCGCAACGGCTCGGCCAGCCAGTGATCGGCCAGCAGGAAGGCGAACAGCGCCATCAGGTAGATGATGGAGTACTTGAACACGCGCATGGCGAAGAACTCGTCCGGCGGGTTCAGCAGGCGGATCGCGTAGTACAGGAAGCCCGCGCCCAGCACCGCCGCGCCGCCGAGGTAGAGCCAGCCGCTGTGGCCGGTGATCGCCGGCAGCAGGGTCACCAGCACCAGCAGCACGGTGTAGAACAGCACCTGCCAACGCGTATAGGCCACGCCGTGGGTCACCGGCAGCATCGGCACGCCGGCGCGGGCGTAGTCCTCGCGGCGGAAGATCGCCAGCGCCCAGAAATGCGGCGGCGTCCACACGAAGATGATCAGGCAAAGCTGCAGCGCGAACGGGTGCAACGCGCCGGTCACCGCCGTCCAGCCCAGCACCGGCGGGATTGCGCCGGCGAGGCCGCCGATCACGATGTTCTGCGGCGTGGCCCGCTTGAGGTAGGCCGTGTACACCAGCGCGTAGCCGATCAGGCCGCCGAAGGTGAGCCACGCGGTGAGGCCGTTCACCAGCAAGGCCAACACCAGCATCGAGACGATGCCCATGACGATGGCGAACACCAGCACCTGCCAGGGCTTGAGGTGGCCGGTGGCCAGCGGCCGCCGCGCGGTGCGCGCCATCAGCTTGTCGATGCGCTGGTCGATCAGGTGGTTGAACGCCGCCGCCGAACCCGAGGCCAGCCAAATGCCCAGCGTGCCCCATACCAGCGCACGCCACGGCGGGATGCCGGGCACCGCGAGGAACATGCCGATCACCGCGCAGAACACCAGCAGCGCGACCACGCGCGGCTTGGTCAGCTGCAGGTATTCGCCCAGCACGCTCATGCCGCCGCTCCCGTCAGGTCCGGCCGGCGCTGCGTGCGCGCCAGCGTCGCCACCAGGGTGAACAGCAACAGCGCCGCCATGCCGTTGTGTGCGGTCGCCACCGGCAGGGGCAGCCCGAAATGCACGTTGCTGATGCCCAGCAGCACCTGGCAGACCAGCGCCACGGCCACCGCGATGCCGTAGCGGCGCAGGCCGCGCCGCGCCAGCTTGTGCGACAGCCAGCCGAGGTAGCAGAACACCACCAGCGCACCGATCCGGTGTGCCAGCTGGATCGCGGTGCGCGCGGCGCCGTCGAGGATGCCGCCTTCGTAGTCCACGCCGATGCCGCGCCACAGGATGAAGCCCTGGTGGAAATCGCTGGCCGGCCACCACTGGCCCGAACACTTGGGAAAGGCCGCGTCGCCGAAGCCGCAGGCCAGCGCCGCATAGTTGGACGAGGTCCAGCCGCCCAGCGCGATCTGGCAGGCCAGCAGCACGATGCCGAGGATCACCAGCCGGCGCAGCCCCGCCAATGCATCGTCCGCAGCACCCACGCCGGCGAATCGCACCGCCGCGTAGCCCAGCAGCGCGAAGGTGGTCATGCCGCCCAGCAGGTGTCCGGTCACCACGATGGGTTTCAGCAGCAGGGTCACCGTCCACATGCCCAGCATGGCCTGGAAGATGATGACGCCCAGCGCGACCAGGCAGATCCGCCAGGCCGCGGGACGCTGCAACGCCAACGCGGCGGCCAGCGGCAATGCGATCGCGCACACCGCCAGCAACGACGACCAGCGGTGTTCGCCGTGCATGTACATCGCCACGCCCAGCGCGGCGAGCACCGCGCTGGCGGCCAGCGCCAGCAGCGCCCAGCGCCGCCGCCACGCCGCCAGGATGGCCATCGCCAGCACCAGCACGCCCAGCGTGCCCGCCAGCATGCGATGCACCTGTTCGCGCCAGGCCTTGTGCGCCTCGTAGGGACGGTTCGGGAACTCGGCATCGGCGTGCGCCACCGCCTGTGCATGCTGCGGCCAGGTCGCCTGGCCGTAGCAGGTGGGCCAGTCGGGGCAGGACAGGCCGGCGTTGGAGAGCCGCACGAAGGCGCCGAACATCACCAGCCCGAACGCGAACACGGCCGACAACAGCGCCAGCCAGCGCAGGATGCTTCCCACTCGAAACGACATCACTTGATGACCTTCTTCAGATCCCGGAGCAGCCCAGAGGCATCGAAACCGGGAGGATAACTCGCCAGCGCCGTGCCATCGGACTCGACCAGCAGCGCACCCACGCTGTCCAACTGCCGCGGACGCCACGGCGCCAGCTTGTCGTCGGTATCCGTACCGAGCTGCCAGTAGTTCGCCATAGCGGCGCGCCGCTGCGGATCGGCCGGCGGCGTACCCACATAGAGCAGCCGCAGCCGCGACTGGTTGCCGTTGAGCATCACGCGGCTCTTGGCCATCGCGGTCAGCGCGGCGTAGCAGCGCGCGGCGCAGTCCGGCCCCGGCAGCGCGACCAGGGTGAGCCGCGGCTCGCTGTCGCGCCACGCCCACAGGCTGCCATCGGCCATGCGTACCGGCAATTGCTCCTGCGCGAAGTTGCGCTGCGGCGTGATCGGCAGGCCATTGCCCTTGGCGGCGGGCTGCCAGCCGGTCAGGGTGAGTACCATCGCCAGCACGAACGGCGCGGCAAACACCGAAGCGACCAGCAGCAGTTTCAGGCGGCTCTTGCGCAATACGGCGGGATCGACGGCATTCATCGGAAATCCAAGGTCAGGAACGGCGCGAACCGCGTTTGCGGTTCAGCACCAGCAGGATCACCACCACGGCGATGGCGAAGGAAAACCACTGGAACGCATAGGCGCGATGCCGTGCCGGCGGCATGTCGCCGAAATCCAGCGTGTGCTCGCGCACGTAGATCGAGGCCGGGTCGGCATCCAGCGCCAGCACACGCGGATAGAGCTTGTCGCCCAGGTCGGCAGCCACCTGGCCGAGGTCGAGGTAGATCGTCTTCTTCGGCCAAGCCGACTCGCGCGCCAGCGCGTTGCCGCCCATCTCGAAACCGCGTCCCGGCGGCGGCACGTAGAGGCCGTGCAGGCTTTGCACGCCGGCCGGCAACGGCGGCAGCTGCGGCGTCTGGTCGGTGCCGTTGCCGGGGAGGAAGCCGAGATCCACCAGCAGCAGGCGATCGCCATGTTGCGGACGGAACGGCACGTAGACCTCCACGCCGCCGCGGTCGTCGTGCTTGGGGTTGTCCAGCAGGTAGATCCGGTCGGCCAGGTAGCGGCCCTGCAGGCGCACGCGCGGATAGGCGTCCTGCGGGGGCCGCAGCGCCACCGCGGCAAAGTCCTGCGGCAGCGCGACGGCGGCCGCGGCATAGCGTCGCAGAAGGTCGTCCTTGTACGCGGCGCGATGCAGTTGCCAGAAGCCCAGGCGCACGAAAAGCACGGCCGCACAGGCCGTCAGCAGGATCGCCCACCACGGCGGGCGGCGAAATCCGCCTAGCACGAAGCGCACGCCCCGGTGGCTATACTCGCTGCAACAAAATCGACCGGATCGCTCACGTGGGCCCCATCTACAAATACGCGGTGGTGGTGTTGCTGCTGGTGGTGATTTTCAGCCTGGGTCAGGCGCTGTACTACATGATGACCGACAAGGACGACGACAGGCGCATGGCCTGGGCGTTGACCCGCCGCATCGCGCTGTCGCTGCTGCTGATCGGCATGGTCGCCTTCGGCATCTGGATGGGCTGGCTGCAGCCGCATGGCGTCGGTCAGTGATTGTAGCCGCCTGATCCCGCACGCGTCCGGCCTGCGACGATCGCGCCAAGCAAGACCAAAAAAGAAGCCCGCCAATTGGCGGGCTTCTTTGGTTCGAGAACCCGATTCGAAGCGGGCTTCTCTGAAAAGTCCGGCCATGGATGGCCGGTTTTGACCTTCGCCCTCCGCGACAGGAGGTCGCGTTAGGTCAAAGTATGTAGACGAACAGGAACAGCCCCAGCCACACCACGTCCACGAAGTGCCAGTACCACGCCACCGCCTCGAAGCCGAAGTGGTGTTCCTTGCTGAAATGGCCTTTCAGCACGCGGAACCAGATCACCGCCAGCATGATGGTGCCCAGCGTCACGTGCAGGCCGTGGAAACCGGTGAGCATGAAAAACGTGGAACCGTAGACGCCGCTGTGCAGGGTCAGGTTGAGCTCCTTGTACGCCTCCATGTACTCGTGCGCCTGGCAGTACAGGAAGGTGGCGCCCAGCAGCACGGTGAGGCCCAGGAACACCAGGATCTTGCCGCGATGGCCGGCCCGCAGCGCATGGTGCGCGATGGTCACGGTGACGCTGGAGGTAAGCAGGATCAGCGTGTTCAGCAGCGGCAGCCCCCACGGCGCCACCGTGCTGAAGGCGCCGCCGATGTGCATCGGGCCGTTGCCGCCTTCCGCCCCCCACGAGGCGCTGTAGTTTTCGTAGAGGAACTGGTGGGTGAGCACGCCGTGGCCTGCGCCGCCCAGCCACGGCACCGAGAAATTGCGGATGTAGAACAGCGCGCCGAAGAACGCGCCGAAGAACATCACCTCGGAGAAGATGAACCACATCATGCCCATGCGGAACGAGGTGTCCACCTGGTGGTTGTAGTTGCCGGCCAGCGACTCCCGGATGACCGAGCGGAACCAGCCGAAGAACATGCCGATGACGCCGACCGCGCCGATGGCGATCACCGTCTTGCCGAAGCCGGTGTCGCCGGGCTGCGCGCTCAGCCAGTGCGCCGCGCCGAACACGGTGAGGAACATCACCACCGCGGCCACGATGGGCCACTGGCTCTTGCTCGGAACGTAATAGGTGTCGTGCTGCTGGACCATGCTGAGACTCCGTGGAGTTTCCCGCGAGCGGCGGATGCCGCGACCGCTTCACCGAATGCGGCGGCAAGCCGCCGCGACTACTTCATCAACAGAATTTGCGCGAACGACAACAGGTAGAACGCGCCGACCACGACGGCCAGCACCGTCACCGTGCGGCGCACGCCGTGCCGGCGCTTCCGCTCGTACTGTCCATCTCCGACCTGGCTGGCCATGCGCGCCCCTCCCGTACCGGTCAATCGTTCACGTGCCCGTGCGCCAGTTCGTCGTCATGCACTACCGGCGGCACTTCGAAAGTATGGTGCGGCGCCGGCGACGGCACCGTCCACTCCAGGCCCTTGGCGCTTTCCCACACGCGGTCGGCGGCCTTCTTCTTGGAGAAGAACGCGCAATGCACGATCACGCCGAGGAAGATCAGCTGCGAGGCGCCGAACAGGAAGCCGCCGATCGAACTGATCATGTTGAAGTCGGCGAACGCCACGTTGTAGTCCGGGATGCGGCGCGGCATGCCGGCCAGCCCGAGGAAATGCTGCGGGAAGAACAGCACGTTCACGAACACCACGCTGCACCAGAAGTGCACCTTGCCCCAGAACTCGCTGTACATGCGGCCGGTCCACTTCGGCAGCCAGTAATAGGTGGCCGCCATGATCGCGAACGCCGCACCGGTCACCAGCACGTAGTGGAAGTGCGCCACCACGAAGTAGGTGTCGTGGTACTGGAAGTCCGCCGGCACCAGCGCCAGCATCAGGCCGGAGAAGCCGCCGATGGTGAACAGGATGATGAAGGCGATGGCGAACAGCATCGGCGTCTCGAAGGTCATCGAGCCGCCCCACATCGTGGCCACCCAGTTGAACACCTTCACGCCGGTCGGCACCGCGATCAGCATCGTCGCGTACATGAAGAAGATGTCCGCGCCCAGCGGCAGGCCCACCGCGAACATGTGGTGCGCCCACACGATGAACGACAGGAAGGCGATGCTGGCGATCGCGTACACCATCGCCTTGTAGCCGAAGATCGGCTTGCGCGCGAAGGTCGGCACGATCTCCGAGATGATCCCGAACGCGGGCAGGATCATGATGTAGACCTCGGGATGCCCGAAGAACCAGAACACGTGCTGGTACAGCACCGGGTCGCCGCCGCCGTGCGGATTGAAGAAGCTGGTGCCGAAGTACTTGTCGGTGAGCAGCATGGTCACCGCACCGGCCAGCACCGGCATCACCGCGATCAGCAGGAAGGCCGTGATCAGCCAGCTCCACACGAACACCGGCATCTTCAGCAGGTCCATGCCCGGCGCGCGCATGTTGAGGATGGTCGCGATGATGTTGATCGCACCCATGATCGAGCTGATGCCCATCAGGTGGATCGCAAACACCACGTAGGCCAGCGAATCGCTCTGCAGCGACAGCGGCGGGTACATCGTCCAGCCGCCGGCCGGGCCGCCGCCGGGCAGGAACAGCGTGGACAACATCAGCGTGAAGGCGAACGGAAGGATCCAGAACGAGAGGTTGTTCATGCGCGGCAGCGCCATGTCCGGCGCACCGATCATCAACGGGATCATCCAGTTACCGAGGCCCACGAAGGCCGGCATGATCGCGCCGAAGATCATCACCAGCGCATGCATGGTGGTCATCTCGTTGAAGAAGTACGGCTGCACCAGCTGCAGGCCGGGCTTGAACAGTTCGGCGCGTATCACCATCGCGAAACTGCCGCCGATGAAGAACATCGTCAGCGAGAAGATCAGGTACAGCGTGCCGATGTCCTTGTGGTTGGTGGACATCACCCAGCGCTGGAAGAAACCCTGCGGTGCGTGGTGGTGGTCGTGGTGATCGTGGGTGGCTTCGTGGGCCATGGCCTTGCACCTCTGCCTCAAGTCTGTCGATGGCGCAGCCGCGTTGCGGCCGCTCCCGGAAATCGTGGTTGCGCGTGGCGCCGGTCAGCCGTTGCCGGCAGGCGCGGCCGCAGCGGCGCTGGTGGCGGCCGCTGTCGGTGCGGCCGGCGGCGCGGACGCCTGCTCCTGCGCGGCCAGCCACTTCGCGAAATCTTCCTTGGAGACCGCCTTCACCACGATCGGCATGAAGCCGTGGTCCTGCCCGCACAGTTCGGCGCACTGGCCGCGGTACGTGCCGGGTACGTTGATGTTGGTCCACGCGGTGTTGACGATGCCGGGAATGGCGTCCATCTTCCAGCCGAACGCAGGCACCCACCACGAGTGGATCACGTCGCCGCTGGTGATCACGAAGCGGATCTTGGTGTGGATGGGCAGCACCAGCGGCTTGTCCACGTTCAGCAGGTAGGTGTTCTCGTCGCCGGTCTTCACGGCGTAAGGATCCATCCCGGAACCCAGCTGGCGGGTCTTGTCGGAGAGCGCGTCGAGCTTGGACATGAAGCCGACCCTGCTGACCGGCTTGCCGAGGTAGTCGACGTAGTCGTAGCGCCACTTCCACTGGTAGCCGGTGATCTTCACCGTCATCTGCGAGCCGGTGGTGTTCGCGAACGAGACCAGGCCGCCGGTGGCCATCCACGCGAGCACCACCAGGATGATCACCGGGATCGTGGTCCAGACGATTTCCACCGTGGTGTTGTGCGACCACTTCTCCGGCACCGCGCCGCGCGACTTGCGGAAGCGGAACATCGCGATGAACATCGCGCCGAACACCAGCACGCCGATCACCACGCACACGCCGAACGCGACGTTGTTCAGGAAGTACGGCTCGCCGGACCAGGTGGTCACGCCCCGCGTCATGTTGAGCTGCCACGGCTGGGGATCGGCCTGCGCCAGGCCGGCGCACAACGCCGACACGAGGGCCAGCGACGCCGACACGGCACGCTTGATGCCGGTCATACCGCCGTGGCCGGACAGACTGCGGTTCGGCGTGGACCCGCCAGTCCTGATGCTGCCAGATGTCATGCTCTCGCCCTTTGTTGAACCTATCCGCGCCGCCGGCCGTTGACCTCGTCCAGCAGCAGCTTGAGTTTCCGCAACAGCTCGACACGTTCCCCTTCGGCAAGGAACCTGCCGATTTCCAGCTCGCGCCCGTGCGACGACAGCAGCAGGCGGCGACATCCGTCATCCCCTTCGTCCAGCCGCACGCGCACCCAGCCAGGCTGGAAGCTCGTGCGTTGCCGGCCCGGCAACGATTGCACCTCCAGCGACGCGTCGTCGAGGGTGATGCGCTCGCTGCGGTCGCCGGCGCGCCAGGCCACGCACAGGGCGATGGACACGGCAGACGATTCGACCAGGGCGAACAGCGGAGCGAACACATTCCCCACCCACGCGCCCAGGACGGCGGTCGTCAGCGCCAGCGACGCCAGAAGCATGATGAGCCGACGCAGGCCGCGGCGGCTTAGCGTGCGATTGGGCCTGAGCCATATCGACACGCGGGGCAAGCCGGCAGCGGCTGGTCGTAGCACGATCATGGAGATCCGGCGTGCCAAGAGCGGTTCGATGATAGGTCGCAATGCAGGCAAGGGGCAAGAACGCCGCAGGAACCCGGGCCATGCCGGTCCCGAAGCGGCGGCACGGCGGCGCACGGCGTACAATCCCGCGTTCCTTTCCACCCCCATCCCGCCGTGACCCAACCCATCCTCAGCCCCGAACTCCCCGCCGGCGCCGAGCCGGCCCGCGCGCGCATCACCGCCGCATGGCTGCGCGACGAAACCGAGGCGGTCAACGACCTGCTCGCCCAGGCCACCCTGCCGCCCGCCGAACGCGAGCAGGTGATCGACGTCGCCGCCGGCCTGGTGACCCGCGTGCGCGCCCGCGTCAAGGACCAGAGCGCGGTGGAATCCTTCATGCGCCAGTACGACCTGTCCTCCGAGGAAGGCGTGCTGCTGATGTGCGTGGCCGAGGCGCTGCTGCGCATCCCGGACAAGGCCACCGCCGACAAGCTGATCCGCGACAAGCTGGGCGACGCCGACTGGAAGAAGCACCTGGGCCAGAGCGAGTCGCTGTTCGTCAACGCCAGCACCTGGGGCCTGATGCTCACCGGCCACCTGGTGAATCTGGCCGAGGAGACCCGCCGCGACTTCACCGGCGCGCTGAAGCGCCTGGCCGGCCGCGCCGGCGAGCCGGCGATCCGCCTCGCGGTGCGCCAGGCCATGCGCATCATGGGTCACCAGTTCGTGATGGGACAGACCATCGACGAGGCGCTGGACCGCTGCGCGAAGAAGGAATACGCGGTGTACCGCTATTCCTACGACATGCTGGGCGAATCCGCGCTCACCAGCGAGACCGCCGAGCGCTACCAGGAAGACTACCGCCGCGCCATCGCCCGCATCGGCGCGCGCGGCCCGTTCGCCAACCACACCGACGCGCCGTCGATCTCGGTCAAGCTGTCCGCGCTGCACCCGCGCTACGAGGTGGCCAAGCGCGAAATCGCCCGCCGCGACCTCACCGCCAAGCTGCTCGAACTCTCGCAGCTGGCGATGAAGCAGGGCATCGCGCTCTCGGTGGACGCCGAGGAAGCCGACCGCCTCGAACTCTCGCTGGACATCATCGGCGACGTGTTCGCCCACCCCTCGCTTGAGGGCTGGAACGGGCTCGGCATCGTGGTGCAGGCCTACTCCAAGCGCACCCCGTTCGTGATCGACTGGCTGATCGAGACGGCACGTGCGGCAAATCGTCGCTGGTACGTGCGCCTGGTCAAGGGCGCCTACTGGGACGCCGAGATCAAGCGCGCGCAGGAGCAGGGCCTGGCCGGCTACCCGCTGTACACGCGCAAGCCGAACACCGACGTCTCCTACCTCGCCTGCGCGCGCAAGCTGTTCGACGCCGGCAGCGAGCTGATCTACCCGCAGTTCGCCACCCACAACGCGCACAGCATCGCCGCCGTGCATCACATTGCGCGCGGCCGCCCGTTCGAGTTCCAGCGCCTGCACGGCATGGGCACCGACCTGTACGCCGAAGTGATCGGCCCGCAGAACCTCAACGTGCCCTGCCGCGTCTACGCGCCGGTGGGCACGCACGAGGACCTGCTGCCCTACCTGGTGCGCCGCCTGCTGGAAAACGGCGCCAACACCAGCTTCGTCAACCGCGTGGTGGACGAGACGCTGCCGGTGCGCGACCTGGTGGCCGACCCCTGCGAAACGGTGCGCCGCTTCGCCTCCATCCCGCATCCCCGCATTCCCCTGCCGGTCAATCTCTACGGTGAGCTTCGGAAGAATTCCATGGGCATCAACTTCTCCAACGACAACGAACTGAAGGCCACCGCCGAAGCCGTCAACGCCAAGTCCGGCCCGTGGACCGCCGAGCCGCTGGTGCCCGGCGCCAAGGGCAACGGCCCCAGCGTGCAGGTGACCAACCCGGCCGACCGCCGCCAGGTCGTGGGCAGCTACGTCAGCGCCGACGCCGCGCTGGTGGACAAGGCGCTGGCCAACGCCGTCGCCGCCCAGCCCGACTGGGATCGCCTGCCGGCCGCCAGCCGCGCCGCCATCCTGGAACACGCCGCCGAACAACTCGAAGCGCGCCGCGCCGAATTCATCGCGCTGTGCGTGCGCGAAGCCGGCAAGAGCCTGCCCGACGCCATCGCCGAGATCCGCGAGGCCGCCGACTTCCTGCGTTATTACGCCACCATGGCGCGCCGCCTGTTCGGCCAACCCGAACAGTTGCCCGGCCCCACCGGCGAGAGCAACCAGCTGTTCCTCAACGGCCGCGGCGTGTTCGTCTGCATCAGCCCGTGGAACTTCCCGCTGGCGATCTTCCTCGGTCAGGTCAGCGCCGCGCTCGCCGCCGGCAACAGCGTGATCGCCAAGCCCGCCGAGCAGACCAGCCTGATCGGCCATGCCGCAGTGAAGCTGCTGCACGAAGCCGGCGTGCCCGAGGCCGTGCTGCAGTACCTGCCGGGCGACGGCGCCGTGGTCGGTGCCGCGCTCACGAAAGATCCGCGCGTGGCCGGCGTGGCCTTCACCGGCTCCACCGAGACCGCCTGGGCAATCAACCGCGCGCTGGCCGCGCGCAACGCGCCGATCGCCGCGCTGATCGCCGAAACCGGCGGCCAGAACGCGATGATCGCGGACTCCTCCGCCCTGCCCGAACAGATCGTCAAGGACGTGATCGCCTCCGCCTTCCAGTCCGCCGGCCAGCGCTGCTCGGCCGCGCGCGTGCTGTTCGTGCAGGAGGACATCGCCGACAAGGTCGTCGGCATGCTGGCCGGCGCGATGGCCGAATTGAAGGTGGGCGACCCCGGCCAGCTCTCCACCGACGTGGGCCCGGTGATCGACGAGGACGCGCGCAAGATCCTCGTCGACCACGCCGCGCGCATGGACAAGGAAGCGAAGAAGATCGGCGAGGTGCCGCTCGACCCGGCCGCCACTGCCCACGGCACGTTCTTCGCCCCGCGCGCCTACGAGATCCCCGCGCTGTCCACGCTCACCCGCGAGGTGTTCGGCCCGGTGCTGCACGTGCTGCGCTGGAAGGGCAGCGAACTGAAGCAGGTGGTCGAACAGATCAACGCCACCGGCTACGGCCTCACGCTGGGCGTGCACAGCCGCATCGACGACACCGTGGACTACATCCGCAGCCA
This genomic interval carries:
- the ctaD gene encoding cytochrome c oxidase subunit I, with the protein product MAHEATHDHHDHHHAPQGFFQRWVMSTNHKDIGTLYLIFSLTMFFIGGSFAMVIRAELFKPGLQLVQPYFFNEMTTMHALVMIFGAIMPAFVGLGNWMIPLMIGAPDMALPRMNNLSFWILPFAFTLMLSTLFLPGGGPAGGWTMYPPLSLQSDSLAYVVFAIHLMGISSIMGAINIIATILNMRAPGMDLLKMPVFVWSWLITAFLLIAVMPVLAGAVTMLLTDKYFGTSFFNPHGGGDPVLYQHVFWFFGHPEVYIMILPAFGIISEIVPTFARKPIFGYKAMVYAIASIAFLSFIVWAHHMFAVGLPLGADIFFMYATMLIAVPTGVKVFNWVATMWGGSMTFETPMLFAIAFIILFTIGGFSGLMLALVPADFQYHDTYFVVAHFHYVLVTGAAFAIMAATYYWLPKWTGRMYSEFWGKVHFWCSVVFVNVLFFPQHFLGLAGMPRRIPDYNVAFADFNMISSIGGFLFGASQLIFLGVIVHCAFFSKKKAADRVWESAKGLEWTVPSPAPHHTFEVPPVVHDDELAHGHVND
- the coxB gene encoding cytochrome c oxidase subunit II (possible pseudo due to internal stop codon) → MTSGSIRTGGSTPNRSLSGHGGMTGIKRAVSASLALVSALCAGLAQADPQPWQLNMTRGVTTWSGEPYFLNNVAFGVCVVIGVLVFGAMFIAMFRFRKSRGAVPEKWSHNTTVEIVWTTIPVIILVVLAWMATGGLVSFANTTGSQMTVKITGYQWKWRYDYVDYLGKPVSRVGFMSKLDALSDKTRQLGSGMDPYAVKTGDENTYLLNVDKPLVLPIHTKIRFVITSGDVIHSWWVPAFGWKMDAIPGIVNTAWTNINVPGTYRGQCAELCGQDHGFMPIVVKAVSKEDFAKWLAAQEQASAPPAAPTAAATSAAAAAPAGNG
- a CDS encoding DUF2244 domain-containing protein codes for the protein MIVLRPAAAGLPRVSIWLRPNRTLSRRGLRRLIMLLASLALTTAVLGAWVGNVFAPLFALVESSAVSIALCVAWRAGDRSERITLDDASLEVQSLPGRQRTSFQPGWVRVRLDEGDDGCRRLLLSSHGRELEIGRFLAEGERVELLRKLKLLLDEVNGRRRG